Proteins found in one Thunnus maccoyii chromosome 5, fThuMac1.1, whole genome shotgun sequence genomic segment:
- the LOC121897368 gene encoding monocyte chemotactic protein 1B-like — protein sequence MDFLHSSGSQPRLALSVFVLMLAAVTLSEGLRGSGLKKCCFRFNEKPVPKGRVVSYIRTSQQCSNPAVLLKTEAGRQLCVRPSAPWVKELISHLDAKLVPWETSNL from the exons ATGGACTTTTTACACTCTAG TGGCTCCCAACCTCGTCttgctctgtctgtgtttgtgctgatgCTGGCAGCCGTCACTCTCAGTGAAG gtttGCGCGGTTCTGGTTTAAAGAAATGCTGCTTTCGTTTCAATGAGAAACCAGTGCCTAAAGGCCGAGTGGTCAGCTACATCAGGACCAGCCAGCAGTGCTCCAACCCTGCTGTGTT GCTGAAGACAGAGGCAGGTCGTCAGCTGTGTGTCAGACCATCAGCTCCTTGGGTGAAGGAGCTCATCAGCCACCTGGATGCCAAACTTGTCCCATGGGAGACATCCAACCTGTAA